From Humisphaera borealis, the proteins below share one genomic window:
- a CDS encoding thioredoxin family protein — translation MAFTLAINDAAPDFDLPGTDGRHYTLASFADATALVVVFSCNHCPYVIGSEDRMIAFARRYASQGVRMIAINSNETDDHPTDSFEHMVERAREKQFPFAYARDDTQAVALAYGALRTPHYYVFTKDSPGPGVASDSPPDGGSKPPVWRLRYTGRMDDNPRNPGTEKTHELADAVDALLAGKQPAVAVTNPIGCNVKWKGKPHKWMPPEACDLV, via the coding sequence ATGGCCTTCACACTCGCGATCAACGATGCCGCTCCTGATTTCGACCTTCCCGGCACCGATGGCCGCCACTACACGCTGGCGAGTTTCGCCGACGCCACTGCGCTGGTCGTCGTGTTCAGTTGTAATCACTGCCCGTACGTCATCGGCAGCGAAGACCGCATGATCGCCTTCGCCCGCCGCTATGCCTCGCAGGGCGTGCGAATGATTGCGATCAATTCGAATGAGACCGACGACCATCCGACCGACTCGTTCGAACACATGGTCGAGCGGGCCCGTGAAAAGCAGTTCCCGTTCGCCTACGCTCGCGACGACACCCAGGCCGTCGCGCTCGCTTACGGCGCACTGCGAACGCCGCACTACTACGTCTTCACAAAGGACTCCCCGGGTCCAGGCGTCGCATCCGACAGCCCACCGGACGGCGGATCGAAGCCACCCGTCTGGCGATTACGCTACACCGGCCGCATGGACGACAACCCGCGAAACCCGGGCACCGAAAAGACGCACGAGCTGGCCGATGCCGTTGACGCACTGCTGGCTGGCAAACAGCCGGCCGTCGCCGTCACCAACCCCATCGGCTGCAACGTCAAGTGGAAGGGCAAGCCCCACAAGTGGATGCCTCCCGAGGCCTGCGACTTGGTGTAG
- a CDS encoding alpha-amylase family protein gives MFRHWLIRCFIVIGLSSAEAADPPARAATSTGSDQVFQLDNAHLSRSVGVSAGHLVTRRVANKRSGKEMSPAGEEFRLRISKGVDSTDPDTLLTSADFEVQRLSGTAGEIVAQLWNERHALQVTVHYTLGAGKFYGHKRLVVTAKELCTLELVDVESLPCADAYAPYRAKDMMWTVGRFLPALGQPIYTTTSAMFWGVEFPACWNRVEDGTIRCGYQPGVDLRPGVPYTTHLAVFGAGDDPAFVKDAFLDYIDQVRATPVELKVQYNSWFDFGGGVTQKKLLESLETLHTELVVKRGCRPLDVYTIDDGWQNSRPPRSPLADWSTGLFQVNDKGFDADLKGARKAIEAKGSAMGIWASPACIFGARANIDVLEKSGFDVLVGGKSAKSGTTRKAMSMTGPKYLDLLERRLLELVDAGAIYYKLDGIFGDLTCRYFETLPGRGAPVVGRLFSAGMLADDPALNDPKFDETKRYYINAATERLVAIFDKMHRKNPRVRILCHNGATISPWWLMHSDVLSLVNSRDGAPGDRREQMCYRDALYYQLTEGDRSQVPLCSFFNHEPAKDASRFGDKSPEEFRNYLLMALSRGTTTVETYFVVNALSAKDFDVIADGLKWLYHVSPAFKRSRMHGGSPIGRLGPGDGQLSTKNVNLDESGEVYGYTGWTESLGYVSIHNPSAMARTYSFRLDRKFGLVHGSGPFAASLVAGRGPDEKQREWAYGDIVTVEIPPRGVIVMNFDAVQK, from the coding sequence ATGTTTCGACACTGGCTTATCAGGTGCTTCATTGTGATCGGGCTCTCGTCGGCCGAAGCCGCGGACCCGCCCGCACGCGCCGCGACGTCGACTGGGTCCGATCAGGTCTTTCAGCTCGACAACGCGCACCTTAGCCGCTCGGTCGGCGTCAGCGCCGGGCATCTTGTGACCCGGCGCGTCGCGAACAAGCGATCGGGCAAAGAGATGTCGCCCGCGGGCGAGGAGTTTCGCCTGCGGATCTCCAAGGGCGTGGACTCGACAGACCCCGACACACTGTTGACCTCCGCCGACTTTGAGGTCCAGCGCTTATCGGGCACGGCGGGTGAGATCGTGGCCCAGCTGTGGAACGAACGACACGCGTTGCAGGTGACTGTTCACTACACCCTGGGGGCGGGGAAGTTCTACGGTCACAAGCGGTTGGTGGTGACGGCGAAGGAGCTGTGCACCCTCGAGCTCGTGGATGTCGAGTCGCTCCCATGTGCCGACGCCTACGCGCCGTACCGCGCAAAGGACATGATGTGGACGGTCGGCAGGTTTCTGCCGGCCCTCGGCCAGCCGATCTACACGACCACGTCGGCGATGTTCTGGGGCGTCGAGTTCCCGGCCTGCTGGAACCGGGTCGAGGATGGAACGATTCGATGCGGTTACCAGCCGGGCGTGGACCTGCGGCCGGGCGTGCCTTACACGACCCACCTCGCCGTGTTCGGGGCGGGCGACGACCCGGCTTTCGTCAAGGACGCGTTCCTCGACTACATCGACCAGGTCCGGGCCACCCCGGTCGAGCTGAAGGTTCAATATAACTCGTGGTTCGATTTCGGCGGCGGCGTCACGCAGAAGAAGTTGCTGGAGTCGCTGGAGACCCTCCACACCGAGCTGGTCGTCAAGCGCGGCTGCCGACCGCTCGACGTGTACACGATCGACGACGGCTGGCAAAACTCCCGCCCGCCGCGCTCCCCGTTGGCCGACTGGAGCACCGGCCTGTTCCAGGTTAACGACAAGGGGTTCGACGCGGACCTCAAGGGGGCACGTAAGGCGATCGAGGCCAAGGGGTCGGCCATGGGGATCTGGGCCAGCCCGGCGTGCATCTTCGGCGCCCGGGCGAACATCGATGTGCTGGAGAAGTCGGGGTTCGACGTACTCGTCGGCGGCAAGTCGGCGAAGTCGGGCACGACCCGCAAGGCGATGTCGATGACCGGGCCGAAGTACCTGGACCTGCTCGAACGGCGCCTTCTGGAGCTCGTCGACGCGGGCGCCATCTACTACAAGCTCGACGGTATCTTCGGCGATCTGACCTGCCGATACTTCGAGACGCTGCCCGGCCGCGGCGCACCGGTCGTCGGCCGCCTGTTCTCAGCCGGCATGCTGGCGGACGATCCCGCACTGAACGACCCGAAGTTCGACGAGACCAAGCGGTACTACATCAATGCGGCCACCGAGCGTCTCGTCGCCATCTTCGACAAGATGCACCGCAAGAACCCGCGCGTCCGAATCCTGTGCCACAACGGTGCCACGATCAGCCCGTGGTGGCTGATGCACTCGGACGTCCTCAGCCTGGTCAACTCCCGCGACGGTGCACCAGGTGACCGGCGCGAACAGATGTGCTACCGCGACGCGCTGTACTACCAGCTCACGGAAGGCGACCGGAGCCAGGTGCCGCTCTGCAGCTTCTTCAACCACGAGCCGGCGAAGGACGCCAGCCGGTTCGGCGACAAGTCGCCCGAGGAGTTCCGAAACTATCTCCTGATGGCGCTCTCGCGGGGGACGACCACCGTCGAGACGTACTTTGTCGTCAACGCACTCTCGGCCAAGGATTTTGACGTGATCGCGGACGGCCTGAAGTGGCTCTACCACGTGAGCCCCGCGTTCAAGCGGTCGCGCATGCACGGTGGCAGCCCGATCGGCCGGCTCGGCCCGGGCGACGGCCAGCTGTCGACGAAGAACGTCAATCTGGACGAGTCGGGGGAGGTCTACGGGTACACCGGTTGGACTGAGTCGCTGGGTTACGTGTCGATCCACAACCCGAGCGCGATGGCACGCACTTACAGCTTCCGGCTCGACCGCAAGTTCGGGCTGGTCCACGGCAGCGGACCATTCGCCGCCTCGCTAGTCGCGGGACGAGGCCCGGACGAAAAGCAGCGGGAGTGGGCGTACGGCGATATCGTGACGGTTGAGATCCCGCCGCGCGGCGTGATCGTGATGAACTTCGACGCCGTACAAAAGTGA